A window from Chloroflexota bacterium encodes these proteins:
- a CDS encoding Flp family type IVb pilin produces the protein MFEQFSLWMLKQGQRGQGLAEYAIAILVIVIVAWAAAKVLGVNISAFITGVAGHF, from the coding sequence ATGTTTGAGCAATTTTCCCTTTGGATGCTGAAACAAGGGCAACGTGGACAGGGTTTGGCCGAATACGCTATTGCCATCCTTGTCATCGTCATCGTTGCCTGGGCAGCGGCAAAGGTATTGGGCGTCAATATTTCGGCGTTCATCACCGGCGTGGCCGGTCACTTCTAA